The segment gttgaacagtgtgttttcagtttgagaaaaaaactcagcctaaatatgtgaagcacgtgtgaatgaaacaaaacacaactccaggtctgtttgtgatgaggaaacaacattagaacagagatcagaaacaGTGCAATAGACACCCTTAAGTGAATACATCACAAATCAAATAGCAATCGCTCAGGCCTAGAAACTGCTTTGAACCCTGTCATGTTAACAGACTGGTGGCAAACCCAGGGTAATTATCTGGTGACTATTTGAACCTGAGTATATTAGAAGTAACAGTAAACGTATTGGCtttactacccacctctgatgaGCTGACACCAGAGCTTGATTTTACAACTGTTTGTCAAACTCAACATTACCGAGTATAGAACAGTCAACTGTGAAAACATAGCAAAAGTGGCACAGTCTGAAAGCATTCGCCCTCTTATCAAAAGGAAGCCAGTTCAGATTATAGTGTTTTTGAGTCCCGGGGTTGGACAACCCTCTGTCTCCACAGGACTACTCCAGTCACTCTTTgcaacaggaagggcatctggctgaAATATCTTCCATGAGATTGTCACTGTGGCACCCAGATCTATCTTTTTCAGATAATTTGGAAGATGAGGAAATAAGGAAGAATATGTCTTATTAAATATAAGGTGTAGAGCCCTTGTTGACCTGGTTCTTTGATACAAAACATGTGCTCATGTACAATAAGCAATAGTCCGACCATAGAAAAGCAGCTAATGTTGAGACACAGAGTGGATGCCCATgagacagcgccccctatggtaTCAGGACGCTGCGTGGGGAGCTTTGCTCTTGGTTTGGGGGGCTCTTGGGCGCTCCTTGGCCCGGGTCTCTGCAGGGGAGGGGGCTCTGAACAGGAAGGTGTGCTTGTGGTTGCTGCTCTTGTGCGAGGGGCAGGAAGGGGTTGCTCCGGGGTGCGGCTCGCTGCCGGAGCTCTGCTGATTGGTGGACATAGTATGGGGCGTGGTCTTGGGTGTGTGGTGATTGGTGCAGGCTGTATGGGGCATGGTCTTGGGTGTGTGCTGGTTGGTGGAGGCAGGAAACAGGAAGGTGCTGTTGTTCGCGTTGTGGTTGAGGTTGCGCCTCTTGCCTGTGCTGATGGGGGTCTCTGGGGAGGTGGGCTCTTTAGGGATGGAGACCTGGGCCAGCCTGGTCCTCAGCTGCTGCACCTCCTGGGCCAGCCGCTCGACAGGGTGAGGCTGAGGGGATACCAGGGGGTGGGAGAAGGCCTGCACACACAGGACAGAGTGTAAATAATTCTGTGTATTTTCATATGGTCGGTGTACAGGATCTACCTGCCCACTCCACATACCTGTGCATGAATGGCCCCCCTCAGGTAGCACTGCCTCCACAAGCCCATGCAGGGGCCCATCAGCAGGGGCAGCAATGGTTCATAGGGATCCAGGGGCCCCTGGGGCCCCAAGTGTGTAGTGAGGCTGTGTGGGAACTCAGCCAGTGCCCAGGCCTTCAGCAGCCGCTCCAGCCCTGGCACCTGCTCTGAGGACAGCGCCCTCCGATGGCTCTTCCGGTACACGCCTGAGCTGTTGCCACTGCGCCAGGGGGGCAGGTGGGGCGGGCAGGAGAAGCTGCCCCGGGACAGAAGGAACACAGAGCCGGGAATGGTGTCTGTGATCTGTagagaaacacaaaagaaaactgTCAGACAGAGCTCTCCATCTCACTCCCAGAGCACCAGACACCTGAAGACCTAGTCAGGCAGAGGAACTAGCTCCTGTGAACAGCTTGGCCATGGTGAGAGCTACAGGTGCAGTCTATGGGAGGGGCAGAGTGTAGAGAGCATCTAGCATTGTTCCTCACCTTAAACATGTTTCTAATTTAAACAATAACTAAAGCAGTTAATCCTTAACAGTGCTAGGGATTAAGAAAAAATCTACTATTTTACACATTCAGACTCACTCAACaagtttaaaatacacaaacaaaatactaaaaatcTACTTCACTGCTGATGGGCTGATTTGGTAACACAAACAATTTGtccatgataaaaaaaaatagtttctaTATAGTAAATAAATCAGGTAGTGAGAGTTGCCTGTACCTGGAACTCAAAGATATAGATGTTTTTTATCCACGAAAACATACAaaccacataaataaatacttaaaccCATTgcacactacaggatttttcagtgaGGATAATTGTATGAGATTTGAAATCTTATCATCCAGGGGAAAGACCGCACAACACAGGAAACGGCTAACTTTTATCTTGTCTACAGTAAAACGCCTCTCTTTAAGACTCCAAAATGTTAGGAAGGCCAGAGTATCGCAATTTTAGTTCAAatgcaagtcaaaactgtgttattatttgtgaaatgtggttcAGTAgatcagataaatgctttttaatgcacagaagacTGATGATACtctacacaggaagtagagtggtgtttactgtagcagcagcttcagcctgatcctcactgtgtggatttattttaacagacACATATGAGGAACTACTCTGGTCTTCTTACTTTTTAAAGGACAAGCTGcctcattattttgtattagttGTATTAGTTTGTATCTTGTGCCTCTGTGTCCATCACTCCGTCTGTTTCCGTCAGTTTTATTGGCTGTTACCGTAGCGCTGCTGTAGTTTTGTGATTATGATATGAAAGAGCAGCTTAGaatcacacaccacacacataaGGAGCGCAGCAGATTCAAAATGGCATACAAAGATCCAAAGTCGGGTCAAGCCTCCTCGAAGTTAGGAAGAAGCAAGTCCTTAATCTGGCTATTACACCAGGTCTGTTACCATGACTATGTGTTGATTGACAGACAGATGTGTTGAGCCATACCCGCAGCGTGTCCGTGCCTGAGTTGAGGTTGCCATTGAGCAGAGGCTGGACCGAAGGAGGGCAGGCCACAGGCTGGGTGAAGGCCGCCTGCCTCTGTTTACTGTACTGCAGGTCCCAGTCCCAAACGGGGGGTAGCGGGGGGTCACAGCTGTCAcccgggtcaaaggtcaagtctCTCCAGCCCTCTACCCGTGTGTATGACTGGCCAACATGCTgggaataaaaacaacaaatccgACATGTTAGACTGGTATAGACTGATTTAGAAACTTTTCCACCCATGAACTATACTatataaactacaggattagcgtTTTTTATGTAGAGtcagaccccatggagacacagggagggcatctgtcaaatggggacatttcagaacatgtttgtacagcagttagcagtttttatgcagaatacgGTCATTCTCAATGCCACTAGTTAGGTCAACGTAAAAGAGCATTCTCTCTGGTGTGTGGGCcggtgtgaacccaacagtcaCACTCTGGGCTGCAGTAAACAGCCGGTTCGACGGGACGTCAAACAGGAGGCCTCAGAGTGGCTCCACTTGCACTCTGGAGTGAGTGTAGTGTGAAAGCAGCAGATCTCGGGCCAACCAAAGCGGTCCATTGTGAGAGTAAAAGTGTTTGGAATTGGGCAAAACAGCACTCGGATCagatatatttgtatgaatgggcaCTGCGGAGAAGCCGTTTAACACGTTTAACACTTTGACGAGGCCATTTGGATCAAATATCACCGATAGTGTCTTACTGCCTCTTTCTGTGCATTTGAGCCTgcgtctgtctgcgcaggtgactCTGTCTGTTGttccaaaaaatatttctcCTCCACCATCTGTGCGTACCGTCCTTACGGTGTATTTAGTCACAGGGGAAATAAAAGACCCCGGCGTGTAGGGAAAGTCTGTGATTTGccaattgcatccattcaaattgagatttcgatttgattgtgattaatctttcaaccttttgtggtggcacttctgcttaagagggaatcccattcatttcaatggagaatttgagaaacgttttgctgctaaaatctgatataaatgtgtaaaatgttcattgCTCATgtcaagtcaacaatgcaccaatcctctggaggctttaaatgGCTTTGGAGTCCTGTAGAAcctatttgctgtcaagatcagccccatgcaaaattaTACAGCCTCAATGTCAACTTCCAAAATTGATACTTTGGGGCTGAAGTTATTCAGACCCTGGGGGTGTGATAGTAACCGTAAGCACtgctgtctgaagctgttacttaagttagactttaatctgaactttttTTTGACACAGTTTGGCCATAGGCAACTGACTTAGctagaactacaacaggagagctaatttgtgctgttaaacaagtccgtCACACATAAAaatgctagctagcattagccaacagcttttcagttagtcactctcactgtCACCTAAGCAGGACTGCTCGTattaatcacaggctcctgaaaatgtgctgtttaaatccattttgtgacaTGACCAGCTGTGCCCAACCTGTCAGTCTGGTAGGAGGCAGTACCTGAGTCCTCTTGAGCCGTTCCCTCTGCGAGTTGGACAGGAAGGTGGAGAAGAGTGGCAGATGCACACTGTCATGGAGGGCCAGCAAGAAGTCCTCTGTGAGCTGGAAATGAGATGGGAACTGTGCCCACAGCTGCCACACGCAGTCCAGGAAGAGCAGGAACACCGGAGACTAAGAACATTGGAAaagagcagggtcagaggtcaagagtaatatatagtacagtgtaacagaactcttacttgagttttttgtttttgaacatttgtgtttcttgtaccattccctcagatatgatttagttcgTCAAATTTTTGTGGTCTGGTCTggattttgtgctttatttaatgttttgtccttccatttacattcacttcaaattacaggtactcttacttgagtagtagtgtCCCCAAATACATAATTTTACCCTTATTGATACTtagacttttacttaagttttttgcaccactactttatacttctaAATGAGTAATACTATTCTATTCTTAGGCTGACAATGGCTAAACTAAACTTCATCTTCACCTACTGCTTCCTGtagtttcatttctgtttttgttgaacTGCGtgaagcatctttgagtgtcatgGTAAGTGTTATGTAAAGCCCATAGTTCCCCTTTCACACATAGGTCCCAGAAAATTGCcaagtacaaaataataaatacagttcTGGCTTTGTTGACCCTGTTGTGGAAAAATGCTGGTAAATTCCCGAGTCAGGTTGGATGTGTGAATGGGGTGAATGAGTGTTATGTATTACTAAAACCTGCATTTTTCGATCTGGCAATTTCCTGGGTAAATTATGGAATAGGGAAGGCTAATGTATGAATAAAGCCAGTACCACAGCTTGGTTTCCTTGGTTGCAAAGTTGCTTACTCAGTTACAAGCTTGATTTCCTAATTACACGAGTGATTCCATGCATTCCATTGCTATAATGTAAATGATGCAGCAGAGTGTAGTTATGTGAGAGCCAAATGTCAGACTATGTGTGAACAGACCACACCTGCAATGACTGATGCCTGTGTTAATGGGGGTCGCTGCTGAGTGTTTTGACATTCTGTACCCGGCAATTTCCTGTGAACTATGTGTGTATAAGGCTTTAGCGAGACAGTGTGGGTGTGCTGTACTGACCTCGTCCTTGTCACTGTCCCGGTGGTAGTTAAGGCGGCTGCAGAAGCGGTGCCCCCCTGTCACCCACTCCTTCTGCACCAGGCCCTGGAAGCCCATCTGAGTGCGGCTGTGGGGGTCACACATGAGCTGCACCAGGGAGGACACCAGGCAGCCCATGTCCCGGTCCTCCGCCTCTGCAAATCACAAACATCACAGTGGTCATAGACCCATGGGGGAGATCGAGGGACTCAACacaaacttaaaggtgcacttagGCCTATTGcgacaaacacattttgaagtacgatatatttttaaagaaaatatagaccaggggtgtcgaACCCATTTTCACCGAgtgccacatcagcaaaatggttcccctcaaagggccagatgtaatgtaaaataaactacttttttaacttgttcattaattgtttttgtatttattacttattcaggttacaactattgcatatgcatgtccataaatgtaaaaaatatggctgtataactgcgcatctcctgataaattgacatTTCAAGGCAGTCATACGTTTTAATCtaccttgtcgtgggccacataaaatgggtcttgagtttgacacatgtgatatagACGAGAATGTCATTATGCCGCTGACATgttaaccctaaagcaggattccCCCTTAAAAATTTGTACAGTATTCTTAATGAACCTGaactatgaaataaataaagcacTTGAGCGATAGTAagctcaaatcttcagaaaagtataaaaacgTTCCaaactagtacaaagaaaatgtctCCATGATGAATATTGgctccaaaaatgattgt is part of the Periophthalmus magnuspinnatus isolate fPerMag1 chromosome 16, fPerMag1.2.pri, whole genome shotgun sequence genome and harbors:
- the mtmr11 gene encoding myotubularin-related protein 11, which produces MLSGSKSTFKVRQMEPDIKERMLSQSGGSARNRDVLGLRCLPGECVLQRVLMVRKKLTSREGRGWLSGTLFCTHFRVAFVPQDAPNPPDNADPVLLGDHDVALASIEKVVVVGPNRTKLVTASSSLKFTPEELLLYCRDMRVVCLLFDRLTPDSQVLQMTYTIAKTYQPLKPGSVLSFQNAALGSVEMKQFLSNRSKEPHMNWFESAQDWEHELERCGAVGWRVSAVNERFEMATSLPRFVVVPQRVLDTELKKSFAHFSEGRIPRWSWRHPRGADLLRMSSFQNNIYHEKDDIRNLELILFGGHSSLCVVVELGEDLPSPLDVQLAHSRLRALCLGDVSSSVSVPDDKWLSTLESTHWLHYTRLCLRKASEVCCLLRSGHLTVALQEAEDRDMGCLVSSLVQLMCDPHSRTQMGFQGLVQKEWVTGGHRFCSRLNYHRDSDKDESPVFLLFLDCVWQLWAQFPSHFQLTEDFLLALHDSVHLPLFSTFLSNSQRERLKRTQHVGQSYTRVEGWRDLTFDPGDSCDPPLPPVWDWDLQYSKQRQAAFTQPVACPPSVQPLLNGNLNSGTDTLRITDTIPGSVFLLSRGSFSCPPHLPPWRSGNSSGVYRKSHRRALSSEQVPGLERLLKAWALAEFPHSLTTHLGPQGPLDPYEPLLPLLMGPCMGLWRQCYLRGAIHAQAFSHPLVSPQPHPVERLAQEVQQLRTRLAQVSIPKEPTSPETPISTGKRRNLNHNANNSTFLFPASTNQHTPKTMPHTACTNHHTPKTTPHTMSTNQQSSGSEPHPGATPSCPSHKSSNHKHTFLFRAPSPAETRAKERPRAPQTKSKAPHAAS